In a single window of the uncultured Pseudodesulfovibrio sp. genome:
- a CDS encoding sulfate respiration complex protein HmcE: MYDFLTGPMLWLTFIVSFGGLLVRAVMYVKGLSWQLDRVAYRPNMKYGIRGGIRSILAFIIPFKARLWRVRPGFTLIFFAFHIGLLVTPIFLEAHNVMLQNAFGFSLPSLPTGVADGLAWICLVGGLFLILRRIAFPEVRIITTFYDYLLLVISVLPFITGLIARYEMGDYNFWLAAHILSGEIWLLALPFTKLSHVVLFFLSRMQLGMDYGIKRGGMKGTDMAW; encoded by the coding sequence ATGTACGATTTCCTGACCGGGCCCATGCTCTGGCTGACGTTCATCGTCAGTTTCGGCGGCCTGCTCGTTCGCGCCGTGATGTATGTCAAGGGCCTCAGCTGGCAGCTCGACCGCGTGGCGTACCGTCCCAATATGAAATACGGCATCAGGGGGGGCATTCGCTCCATCCTGGCCTTCATCATCCCGTTCAAGGCCCGGCTGTGGCGCGTGCGCCCCGGTTTTACCCTCATCTTCTTTGCCTTCCACATCGGGCTGCTCGTCACCCCGATCTTCCTGGAAGCGCACAACGTGATGCTCCAGAACGCCTTCGGGTTCAGCCTGCCGTCCCTGCCCACCGGGGTTGCCGACGGACTGGCCTGGATCTGCCTGGTGGGTGGCCTGTTCCTGATCCTCAGGCGCATCGCCTTCCCCGAGGTGCGGATCATCACCACCTTCTACGACTACCTGCTGCTGGTCATCTCGGTGTTGCCCTTCATCACCGGCCTGATCGCCCGGTACGAGATGGGGGACTACAACTTCTGGCTGGCCGCCCACATCCTGAGCGGCGAAATCTGGCTCCTGGCCCTGCCCTTCACCAAGCTCAGCCACGTGGTGCTGTTCTTCCTGTCCCGCATGCAGCTGGGCATGGACTACGGTATCAAGCGCGGCGGCATGAAGGGCACGGACATGGCCTGGTAA
- a CDS encoding sulfate respiration complex protein HmcD, translated as MEFYTLQDYYTFTKGTIYLIMGGILVAATLYWRFLMGGNKKDD; from the coding sequence ATGGAATTCTACACGCTCCAAGACTACTACACCTTCACCAAGGGTACCATTTACCTGATCATGGGCGGTATCCTCGTGGCGGCTACCCTGTACTGGCGCTTCCTGATGGGCGGCAACAAAAAGGACGACTAG
- a CDS encoding sulfate respiration complex iron-sulfur protein HmcF, translating to MPEGKFCNKTPITTDEQLKATLGDKGGKQYYEEMNHLDVDSDKLWASIQKTMKSRTKTWLEICAHCGLCAESCFLYQVNGRVPEQVPSYKIQSTLGVMVKKKGKVDNEFMQMCMETAWSKCTCCNRCGMYCPHGIDMGVMFSYLRGLLYSQGFVPWELKIGSGMHRVYRAQMDVTTEDWVETCEWMAEENEEDWPGLEIPVDKEGADIMYTCNAREPKHYPEDIAEAAILFHVAGENWTVPSEGWEQTSLSMFAGDWECCKDNVLNVYSALERLKPKRAIGTECGHAHRATVIEGPYWAGRPDGQPPVPYIHYVEWLAEALREGKLKIDPAKRIKEPVTLQDSCNYVRNQGLKNVTREIISYIVEPGYFVEMAPNREHNYCCGGGGGFNGIGKYREQRNVALRKKKEQILATGCKLVIAPCHNCWDAIRDLEEEYEIGIRWSFLKPLIIGMLDVPKHLLPPEE from the coding sequence ATGCCTGAAGGTAAATTCTGCAATAAGACGCCGATCACCACCGACGAACAGCTCAAAGCGACCCTCGGTGACAAGGGCGGCAAGCAATACTACGAAGAAATGAACCACCTGGACGTGGACTCGGACAAGCTCTGGGCCTCCATCCAGAAGACCATGAAGTCCAGGACCAAGACCTGGCTCGAGATCTGCGCCCACTGCGGCCTGTGCGCCGAGTCCTGCTTCCTGTACCAGGTCAACGGCCGGGTGCCCGAACAGGTCCCGTCCTACAAGATCCAATCCACCCTTGGTGTGATGGTCAAGAAAAAGGGCAAGGTCGACAACGAGTTCATGCAGATGTGCATGGAGACCGCCTGGTCCAAGTGCACCTGCTGCAACCGTTGCGGCATGTACTGCCCCCACGGCATCGACATGGGTGTCATGTTCAGCTACCTGCGCGGCCTGCTCTACTCTCAGGGCTTCGTGCCGTGGGAGCTGAAGATCGGCTCCGGCATGCACCGCGTGTACCGCGCCCAGATGGACGTGACCACCGAAGACTGGGTCGAGACCTGCGAGTGGATGGCCGAGGAGAACGAGGAAGATTGGCCGGGCCTGGAGATCCCTGTGGACAAGGAAGGCGCGGACATCATGTACACCTGCAACGCCCGTGAGCCCAAGCACTACCCCGAGGACATCGCCGAAGCGGCCATCCTCTTCCATGTAGCGGGCGAGAACTGGACCGTGCCCTCCGAGGGCTGGGAGCAGACCTCCCTGTCCATGTTCGCCGGCGACTGGGAATGCTGCAAGGACAACGTCCTGAACGTCTACTCCGCGCTGGAGCGCCTCAAGCCCAAACGGGCCATCGGCACCGAGTGCGGCCACGCACACCGCGCCACCGTCATCGAAGGCCCCTACTGGGCCGGTCGTCCCGACGGACAGCCCCCGGTCCCCTACATCCACTACGTGGAGTGGCTGGCCGAGGCTCTGCGCGAAGGCAAGCTCAAGATTGATCCGGCCAAACGGATCAAGGAGCCGGTCACCCTGCAGGATTCCTGCAACTACGTGCGTAACCAGGGTCTCAAGAACGTTACCCGCGAGATCATCAGCTATATTGTTGAACCCGGCTACTTCGTGGAAATGGCCCCCAACAGGGAACATAACTACTGCTGCGGTGGCGGCGGCGGATTCAACGGCATCGGCAAGTACCGCGAACAGCGCAACGTGGCCCTTCGCAAGAAGAAGGAACAGATCCTGGCCACCGGCTGCAAGCTGGTCATCGCGCCCTGCCACAACTGTTGGGACGCTATCCGCGACCTCGAGGAAGAGTACGAAATCGGCATCCGCTGGTCCTTCCTCAAGCCGCTGATCATCGGTATGCTCGACGTGCCCAAGCACCTGCTGCCCCCCGAGGAATAA
- a CDS encoding NapC/NirT family cytochrome c, with amino-acid sequence MQRKAKSVLLVLFGILIAFPIFSMTYYTMVRTSTPEFCGSCHEIRPAVMAWESSTHHNNAQGFVADCMDCHLPAPQDTVDFFFTKTMHGMKDVFSHFTGGDETYDRAVMREHVWATMKNDQCMKCHRNILHMPGKSGAMLAHRRVLYAGNGKEYRCTDCHRHLVHNDRQFYEYKQFSAPYRASGLPNLGI; translated from the coding sequence ATGCAGCGAAAAGCCAAATCGGTTCTACTGGTCCTGTTCGGCATCCTGATCGCCTTTCCCATCTTCAGCATGACCTACTACACCATGGTCAGGACCTCGACGCCGGAGTTCTGCGGGTCCTGTCATGAAATCCGCCCGGCGGTCATGGCCTGGGAGAGTTCCACGCACCACAACAACGCGCAGGGATTCGTGGCCGACTGCATGGACTGCCATCTGCCCGCGCCCCAGGACACCGTCGATTTCTTCTTCACCAAAACCATGCACGGCATGAAGGACGTTTTCTCCCACTTCACGGGAGGAGACGAGACCTACGACAGAGCGGTCATGCGCGAACATGTCTGGGCCACCATGAAGAACGACCAGTGCATGAAGTGCCACCGGAACATCCTGCACATGCCGGGCAAGAGCGGGGCCATGCTGGCCCACCGCAGGGTGCTCTACGCCGGAAACGGCAAGGAATACCGTTGCACCGACTGCCACCGGCATCTGGTCCACAACGACAGGCAATTCTACGAGTACAAGCAGTTCAGCGCCCCCTACCGGGCCAGCGGACTGCCCAATCTGGGTATCTAG
- a CDS encoding DVU0259 family response regulator domain-containing protein: protein MPKKIMVVDDDPDIVDYLISVFEDHGYDTCRASDGVSAYEVAMAEKPDLITLDIEMPHEWGPRFYRRLTSEEEFSDIPVIVISGLSGIHLAIRRAVATIKKPFDPADVIQIVREALGE from the coding sequence ATGCCAAAGAAAATCATGGTGGTGGACGACGATCCGGATATCGTCGATTACCTCATCAGCGTATTCGAAGACCACGGATACGATACCTGCCGCGCTTCCGACGGAGTTTCCGCCTATGAGGTGGCCATGGCTGAAAAGCCGGACCTCATCACGCTGGACATCGAAATGCCCCACGAGTGGGGACCGCGTTTCTACCGTCGGCTGACCAGTGAGGAGGAATTCTCCGACATCCCGGTGATCGTCATCTCCGGGCTCTCGGGAATCCATCTGGCCATACGGCGGGCCGTGGCGACCATCAAGAAGCCCTTCGACCCGGCGGATGTGATCCAGATCGTACGAGAGGCACTGGGCGAATAG
- a CDS encoding PAS domain S-box protein: MLKRFRESLIAKMILSGGVTLLLCICLWTGFNVYYFKNNVVSNVMSDIEMVSDTIMLALHYAMMLDNEEDIKENINNISRQEEIENIRVYNKEGRIVFSNIPSEIGMVIGQETPACRACHQYTPPPPALPLSKRTRMIESDGRQLMAIMTPIANSEGCSPGPCHVHSKDEQVLGLLDVTVNMDAKNSMIMMFERANMGISVVVFAATFLALFAFTYRFIFRPIKRLITATRGISGGTDHTDIDIEQVDEIGTLSQAFNMMGRRVSDKHRELLDQREEYRNLFDNVPCLVSVVDTDYRVIQHNSAYERHFGLPGGKRCWQVNKGRLEKCEVCPVAKTFVDGKAHMSEESGMSKDGHPIHWIVYTSPVRDKSGKVVAAMEMMVDITHRRELESKLAASEHRYHAIFDSIPNAVFVLDRKTLEILNCNDSSQEMYGWGQLEMRGRSFMDFFREDEAKDWEEAVRSQSEIELCTHVDKTGRPFFVFLSISPARFEGSDTLIVTCTDVTRKIEMEQQLIQASKMTTLGEMSTGVAHELNQPLTILQAISNLLTHRAEKGTEVSPEIMLEMAEGISTHVDRAAKIIEHMREFGRKSDLRTMPVQINEVLERGFEFFSQQLQVHNIRVDWELEEDLPLIMADSNRLEQVVINLLLNARDAIEDRWKDDKANADKRILLQSFSTSERIVFRICDTGAGIPPAIRERLFEPFFTTKIVGKGTGLGLSISYGIVTDYGGNIRADSWEEGGACFEISFPKAECEL; encoded by the coding sequence GTGCTGAAGCGATTCCGCGAAAGTCTGATCGCGAAGATGATCCTGTCCGGCGGGGTGACGCTGCTCCTGTGCATCTGTTTGTGGACCGGGTTCAACGTCTATTATTTCAAGAACAACGTGGTCTCCAACGTCATGTCCGACATCGAGATGGTTTCGGACACGATCATGCTCGCCCTGCACTACGCGATGATGCTCGACAACGAAGAAGACATCAAAGAGAACATCAATAATATCAGCAGGCAGGAAGAGATCGAAAACATCCGGGTCTACAACAAGGAGGGGCGCATCGTCTTCTCCAATATCCCGTCCGAGATCGGCATGGTCATCGGCCAGGAGACCCCGGCCTGCCGGGCCTGTCACCAGTATACACCGCCGCCCCCGGCCCTGCCCCTGTCCAAGCGCACCCGGATGATCGAATCGGATGGCCGCCAGCTCATGGCCATCATGACCCCCATAGCCAACTCCGAGGGGTGCTCCCCCGGCCCCTGCCACGTCCACTCCAAGGATGAACAGGTCCTCGGCCTGCTGGACGTGACCGTGAACATGGACGCCAAGAACTCCATGATCATGATGTTCGAGCGGGCCAACATGGGCATTTCCGTGGTCGTGTTCGCGGCCACCTTCCTGGCTCTGTTCGCCTTCACCTACCGGTTCATCTTCCGGCCCATCAAGCGTCTCATCACGGCCACGCGCGGCATAAGCGGCGGAACCGACCATACGGACATCGACATCGAGCAGGTGGATGAGATCGGCACCCTGAGCCAGGCTTTCAACATGATGGGCAGGCGCGTCTCGGACAAACATCGGGAACTGCTCGACCAACGCGAGGAATACCGCAACCTGTTCGACAACGTGCCCTGTCTGGTCTCGGTGGTGGACACCGACTATCGGGTCATTCAGCACAACTCGGCCTATGAGCGACACTTCGGACTGCCCGGCGGCAAGCGTTGCTGGCAGGTGAACAAGGGCCGCCTGGAAAAGTGTGAGGTCTGCCCGGTCGCCAAGACCTTTGTCGACGGCAAGGCGCACATGTCCGAGGAATCGGGCATGTCCAAGGACGGGCATCCCATCCACTGGATCGTGTACACCTCTCCGGTGCGCGACAAGAGCGGCAAGGTCGTGGCCGCCATGGAGATGATGGTGGACATCACCCACCGCCGCGAGCTGGAATCCAAGCTCGCCGCCTCCGAACACCGTTACCACGCGATTTTCGATTCCATCCCCAACGCGGTCTTTGTCCTGGACCGCAAAACGTTGGAGATACTCAACTGCAACGATTCCTCCCAGGAAATGTACGGCTGGGGCCAGCTCGAGATGCGCGGCCGCAGCTTCATGGACTTTTTCCGCGAGGACGAAGCCAAGGACTGGGAAGAGGCCGTGCGCTCGCAGTCCGAGATAGAGCTGTGCACCCATGTGGACAAGACCGGCAGGCCGTTCTTCGTGTTCCTGAGCATTTCCCCGGCCCGGTTCGAAGGCAGCGACACCCTGATCGTCACCTGCACGGACGTGACCCGCAAGATCGAGATGGAGCAGCAGCTCATCCAGGCCAGCAAGATGACCACCCTGGGCGAAATGAGCACGGGCGTGGCCCACGAACTGAACCAGCCTCTGACCATTCTCCAGGCCATCTCGAATCTGCTCACGCACCGGGCCGAGAAAGGCACCGAGGTATCGCCGGAGATCATGCTCGAAATGGCCGAGGGCATTTCCACCCATGTGGACCGGGCGGCCAAGATCATCGAACACATGCGCGAATTCGGACGCAAGTCCGACCTGCGGACCATGCCGGTTCAGATAAATGAGGTCCTGGAACGAGGCTTCGAGTTCTTCAGCCAACAGCTGCAGGTGCACAACATCCGGGTGGACTGGGAGCTGGAGGAGGACCTGCCCCTGATCATGGCCGATTCCAACCGCCTGGAGCAGGTGGTCATCAACCTTCTGCTCAACGCCCGTGACGCCATCGAGGACCGTTGGAAGGACGACAAGGCCAACGCGGACAAGCGTATTCTGCTCCAATCCTTCAGCACGTCCGAGCGCATCGTCTTCCGCATCTGCGATACGGGGGCGGGCATCCCCCCGGCCATTCGCGAACGGCTGTTCGAGCCGTTCTTCACCACCAAGATCGTGGGCAAGGGCACCGGACTCGGCCTGTCCATATCCTACGGCATCGTCACCGACTACGGAGGGAACATCCGCGCCGACTCCTGGGAAGAGGGTGGCGCCTGCTTTGAAATTTCTTTTCCCAAGGCCGAGTGCGAACTGTAG
- a CDS encoding Rrf2 family transcriptional regulator, whose product MKLTTRSRYGTRLLLDIALHSENGSPVPSKDTAEREKLSLKYLEKLIKMLKQAGYVKGKRGPNGGNVLVREPEEISIGEVARILDGEEQILGCEGDPSTCPRAAVCLKRSIWDDASLAMYKMLDSYSLADLMKDAYLCPENPPKSDS is encoded by the coding sequence ATGAAACTGACCACACGCAGCCGATACGGCACCCGATTGCTCCTGGATATCGCCCTCCACTCCGAGAACGGCAGCCCGGTCCCGAGCAAGGACACGGCCGAGCGTGAAAAACTGTCCCTGAAATATCTCGAAAAGCTGATCAAGATGCTCAAGCAGGCGGGCTACGTAAAAGGCAAGCGCGGCCCCAATGGCGGCAACGTCCTGGTCCGCGAGCCCGAGGAAATCTCCATCGGCGAGGTGGCCCGTATCCTGGACGGCGAGGAGCAGATACTGGGGTGCGAAGGCGACCCGTCCACCTGCCCGCGCGCGGCTGTCTGCCTCAAGCGGTCCATCTGGGACGACGCCTCCCTGGCCATGTACAAGATGCTCGACTCCTATTCCCTGGCCGACCTGATGAAGGACGCGTACCTGTGTCCCGAAAACCCGCCCAAGAGCGACAGCTAG
- a CDS encoding caspase family protein: MRTLTLVLTIAVLLAQVSTGMASGRVALVIGNDDYPQSPLRNPVNDATDIAAVLTGLGFEVSLLNNGDRKQMELAINAFGKNLQGSDIGLFYFAGHGAEVEGVNYLFPVDADVGSEADVKYRTVDSRFVLAEMEGSGARSSIIILDACRNNPFLHKFRSAARGLAIMDAPLGSLVAFATSPGKVAADGEGRNGLYTKHLLQHLRDPKLSIREILLKTRVDVVNETNRRQVPWDSSSLLAEVYLTGAVTDGARTAPVPAPQPAAPRDNQTMVFNRSTWTEPTTGMKFVWVPAGCFTMGEDRLFGDNTPAHEVCLDGYWIGKYEVTQEQWAAVMKTNSFFNKGLTKPADGISWEQAQDFIRQLNVGKTGTYSLPTEAQWEYAATGGPAHNRDVEDYRDLAWYKKNSSVGSHPVGQKQPNGLGLYDMSGNVWEWCRDTYDDSAYDHHTKDNPLVEDDSQLKVIRGGGYTSNIKDLNVKNRDKFSKSMGTRPASKTGNGGHHPHLSSSLSEYMGFRVVRLDQ, encoded by the coding sequence ATGCGCACGCTTACCCTCGTATTGACGATTGCCGTCCTTCTCGCCCAAGTCTCCACCGGCATGGCCTCCGGCCGCGTGGCCCTGGTTATCGGAAACGATGATTACCCGCAGAGCCCGCTGCGGAATCCGGTCAACGACGCAACCGACATTGCCGCCGTCCTGACTGGGTTGGGGTTCGAGGTCAGCCTACTCAACAACGGCGACAGAAAGCAGATGGAATTAGCGATCAACGCCTTCGGCAAGAATCTGCAGGGCAGCGACATCGGGCTTTTCTATTTCGCCGGGCACGGGGCTGAAGTGGAGGGCGTCAACTATCTCTTCCCGGTCGACGCCGACGTAGGCTCGGAGGCGGACGTCAAATACCGCACCGTGGATTCCCGATTCGTTCTTGCGGAGATGGAAGGCTCCGGCGCCCGCAGCTCCATCATCATCCTCGATGCCTGCCGCAACAACCCGTTCCTGCATAAATTCCGCTCGGCCGCCCGGGGGTTGGCCATCATGGACGCGCCCCTGGGGTCTTTGGTGGCCTTCGCCACCTCCCCGGGCAAGGTGGCAGCCGACGGCGAGGGACGAAATGGGCTGTACACGAAACATCTGCTCCAACACCTGCGCGACCCCAAGCTCTCCATCCGCGAGATCCTGCTCAAGACGCGTGTGGACGTGGTAAACGAGACGAACCGCAGGCAGGTGCCCTGGGACTCCTCCTCTCTGCTGGCCGAAGTCTACCTAACCGGTGCCGTCACTGACGGGGCACGGACGGCACCGGTCCCGGCCCCGCAGCCAGCGGCCCCCAGAGACAACCAGACCATGGTCTTCAACCGATCGACATGGACCGAGCCCACCACCGGCATGAAATTCGTCTGGGTTCCCGCGGGCTGCTTCACCATGGGCGAAGACCGCCTCTTCGGCGACAACACGCCAGCCCACGAGGTCTGTCTCGACGGCTACTGGATAGGCAAATACGAGGTCACTCAGGAACAATGGGCCGCCGTCATGAAGACCAACTCCTTCTTCAACAAGGGACTAACCAAACCGGCCGACGGCATTTCCTGGGAACAGGCGCAGGACTTCATACGGCAGCTCAATGTCGGAAAGACGGGCACATACTCGCTGCCGACGGAAGCCCAATGGGAATATGCGGCCACGGGCGGTCCCGCGCACAACAGGGATGTCGAGGACTACCGAGACCTCGCCTGGTACAAGAAGAACAGCAGTGTCGGATCGCATCCCGTCGGACAGAAGCAGCCGAACGGACTGGGGCTGTACGACATGTCCGGCAATGTCTGGGAATGGTGCCGCGACACGTATGACGACTCAGCGTACGACCACCACACGAAAGACAACCCACTGGTCGAAGACGATTCGCAGCTCAAGGTGATCCGTGGGGGAGGATACACCTCCAACATCAAGGATCTGAACGTAAAGAACAGAGACAAATTCTCAAAATCGATGGGCACCCGCCCGGCGTCCAAAACGGGCAACGGAGGGCACCACCCGCACTTGAGCTCATCCCTCTCTGAGTACATGGGCTTTCGCGTCGTCCGCCTCGACCAATAA
- a CDS encoding response regulator encodes MDFKRLLLVDDEEGVRRFLGLSLMDLGYEVETAANGQEALEVFDTFKPGIVFTDIKMPVMDGIDLLKAIKERSPDTEVVMITGHGDMDLAIESLKFDASDFITKPINNDVLEVSLERARERYRMKLQLREYTENLEKLVQEKTDRIIELERQNAACQVVQGMSTALSDAAQEVETGYGVFNELPCLVSIHNRYLEIVAHNRLFEERLGNQVGNNSFDIYSDRTSPGNACPVQRTFDTGKGQRSKENFLTKDGEEIPVTVYTAPLPNKDGEIELVLDISVDMTELKRLQDELYTTQYKYQRLFEEAPCYITVQDADLNIVEANSLFKRDFGEVEGHFCFEAYKHRNEPCEGCLVDKTLLDGESRQRETVVTTLSGEQKHMLIQAAPLHDASGRIFQAMELSTDITEIRRLQDHLTSLGIMLGSMSHGVKGMLTSLDGGIYRLESGLRKGDEERVTAATKTLKSMIGRVKKMVLDILYYAKSRELETESVDAAGFLRDTADIGAARATAHQVEFIRDIPDDLGTIQADTAALSAALVNFLENGVDACDGKEGARLSLSAERRENGLVITISDNGTGMDHETRDKIFTLFFSSKGKRGTGIGLFISNQTIEQHGGNIHVESAPHEGSTFVITLPDRTGK; translated from the coding sequence ATGGATTTCAAACGACTGTTGCTCGTGGACGACGAGGAAGGCGTCCGCAGGTTCCTCGGCCTCTCGCTGATGGACCTGGGCTATGAAGTGGAAACCGCCGCCAACGGCCAGGAGGCCCTGGAGGTCTTCGACACCTTCAAGCCAGGCATAGTCTTTACCGACATCAAGATGCCCGTCATGGACGGCATCGACCTGCTCAAGGCCATCAAAGAGCGCTCCCCGGACACCGAAGTGGTCATGATAACCGGCCACGGGGACATGGATCTGGCCATCGAATCCCTCAAGTTCGACGCTTCGGACTTCATCACCAAACCGATCAACAACGACGTCCTCGAAGTCTCGCTGGAACGCGCCCGCGAACGCTACCGCATGAAATTGCAGCTTCGCGAGTACACCGAGAATCTCGAAAAGCTGGTCCAGGAAAAGACCGACCGCATCATTGAACTGGAGCGCCAGAACGCCGCCTGCCAGGTGGTCCAGGGCATGTCCACGGCCCTGTCCGACGCGGCCCAGGAAGTGGAGACCGGTTACGGTGTGTTCAACGAGCTGCCCTGTCTGGTGTCCATCCATAACCGCTATCTCGAGATCGTGGCCCACAACCGTCTGTTCGAGGAACGCCTCGGCAACCAGGTGGGCAACAACAGCTTCGACATCTATTCCGACCGCACCTCCCCGGGCAACGCCTGTCCGGTGCAGCGCACCTTCGATACGGGCAAGGGCCAGCGCAGCAAGGAAAATTTTCTGACCAAGGACGGCGAAGAGATTCCGGTCACGGTCTACACCGCGCCGCTGCCCAACAAGGACGGCGAGATAGAGCTGGTTCTGGACATCTCCGTGGACATGACCGAGCTCAAGCGCCTCCAGGACGAACTCTACACCACCCAATACAAATACCAGCGCCTGTTCGAGGAGGCCCCCTGCTACATCACCGTGCAGGACGCCGACCTGAACATCGTCGAGGCCAACAGCCTGTTCAAGCGCGACTTCGGCGAGGTCGAGGGACACTTCTGCTTCGAGGCCTACAAGCACCGCAACGAGCCGTGTGAAGGCTGCCTCGTGGACAAGACTCTGCTTGACGGCGAATCGCGGCAGCGGGAAACCGTGGTGACCACACTGTCCGGCGAGCAGAAGCACATGCTCATCCAGGCCGCGCCGTTGCACGACGCATCGGGCCGCATCTTCCAGGCCATGGAGCTGTCCACTGACATCACCGAGATCCGCAGGCTCCAGGACCACCTTACCTCGCTGGGCATCATGCTCGGTTCCATGTCCCACGGCGTCAAAGGGATGCTCACCTCTCTGGACGGCGGTATCTACCGACTGGAATCCGGACTGCGAAAAGGCGACGAAGAACGCGTGACCGCGGCCACCAAGACCCTCAAGTCCATGATCGGCCGGGTCAAGAAGATGGTCCTGGACATCCTCTACTACGCCAAGTCCCGCGAACTGGAGACCGAATCCGTGGACGCGGCAGGTTTTCTTCGGGATACGGCCGATATCGGCGCGGCCCGGGCCACGGCCCATCAGGTCGAGTTCATCCGCGACATACCGGACGACCTGGGGACCATCCAGGCCGATACCGCGGCCCTGTCGGCCGCCCTGGTCAACTTTCTGGAAAACGGCGTGGACGCCTGCGACGGCAAGGAAGGGGCCCGCCTGTCCCTGTCCGCCGAACGCCGTGAGAACGGTCTGGTCATCACCATTTCGGACAACGGCACTGGCATGGACCACGAAACCAGGGACAAGATCTTCACCCTGTTCTTCTCGTCCAAGGGAAAGCGGGGCACGGGCATCGGCCTGTTTATTTCCAACCAGACCATCGAGCAGCACGGCGGGAACATCCATGTGGAATCTGCCCCGCACGAAGGTTCGACCTTTGTCATCACCCTGCCCGACCGGACCGGCAAATAA
- a CDS encoding DVU0259 family response regulator domain-containing protein: MSKKILIIDDDQEIRSYLSELLGDNGYETVTANDGAEAVEIAKTEKPDLITLDLEMPNEWGPRFYRKISQDEELKRTPVVVISGLNAIKYAIPKAIASLTKPFEPAQLLKIVKDAIG; encoded by the coding sequence ATGTCCAAGAAGATTCTCATAATCGACGACGACCAGGAAATCCGTTCGTATCTGTCCGAGCTGCTCGGTGACAACGGATATGAAACCGTGACCGCCAACGATGGCGCCGAGGCCGTGGAGATCGCCAAGACCGAAAAGCCCGATCTCATCACGCTGGACCTGGAAATGCCCAATGAATGGGGTCCGAGGTTCTACCGCAAGATCAGCCAGGACGAAGAACTCAAGCGTACTCCGGTGGTTGTCATCAGCGGCCTCAACGCGATCAAATACGCTATTCCCAAGGCAATCGCAAGCCTTACCAAGCCTTTTGAACCCGCCCAGCTGCTGAAGATCGTCAAGGACGCCATCGGCTAG
- a CDS encoding universal stress protein has translation MFKKILLATSGAPSTFGAARVAFDMAKRYGAEVVVFNVMGVPTKAFSQVVNDVRTGEEIEVDEEYRAWVEEELKSTFEKQIESVEYAKIVTTTGVPSREILRAARAEDADLIVMGASSGDSSAYRKGYPGSTLQRVAKAARCPVMTVHRETASYWGGFGNIVFATDFSKQAESAFKFALNSAKELGCDLTLFHALDISGKLLDQNAIEDKIIEARARIRETYGPLMGDFKDFDIEVWEGVPYVEIVKLARERSADLIVMAHHTRELDPELATIGSTMEQVILRAGCPVVSVSKPDKV, from the coding sequence ATGTTCAAGAAGATTCTACTGGCGACCAGCGGTGCTCCGTCCACCTTCGGCGCCGCGCGGGTGGCCTTCGACATGGCCAAACGCTACGGAGCCGAAGTGGTGGTGTTCAACGTCATGGGTGTGCCCACCAAGGCCTTTTCCCAGGTGGTCAACGACGTTCGCACCGGTGAAGAGATCGAGGTCGATGAAGAGTATCGCGCCTGGGTCGAAGAGGAGCTGAAGTCCACCTTCGAGAAGCAGATCGAATCGGTCGAGTACGCCAAGATCGTGACCACGACTGGCGTGCCCAGCCGCGAAATCCTGCGTGCCGCCCGGGCCGAGGACGCGGACCTGATCGTCATGGGCGCAAGCTCCGGCGATTCGTCCGCATACCGCAAGGGCTACCCCGGCTCCACGCTTCAGCGCGTGGCCAAGGCTGCCCGCTGCCCGGTCATGACCGTGCACCGCGAAACCGCTTCCTACTGGGGCGGATTCGGCAACATCGTGTTCGCGACCGACTTCTCCAAGCAGGCTGAAAGCGCCTTCAAGTTCGCCCTCAACTCGGCCAAGGAGCTGGGTTGCGATCTGACCCTGTTCCATGCCCTGGATATCAGCGGCAAGTTGCTGGACCAGAACGCCATCGAGGACAAAATCATCGAGGCCCGGGCCCGCATTCGCGAGACCTACGGCCCGTTGATGGGCGACTTCAAGGACTTCGACATCGAGGTCTGGGAAGGCGTGCCGTACGTTGAAATCGTCAAGCTCGCCCGCGAGCGTTCCGCCGATCTCATCGTCATGGCGCACCACACCCGGGAGCTCGATCCCGAACTGGCGACCATCGGCTCCACCATGGAGCAGGTCATCCTGCGCGCAGGGTGCCCGGTGGTCAGCGTGAGCAAGCCGGACAAGGTCTAG